From Pan paniscus chromosome 6, NHGRI_mPanPan1-v2.0_pri, whole genome shotgun sequence, one genomic window encodes:
- the LOC117980913 gene encoding small ribosomal subunit protein uS14-like has translation MGHQQPYWSHPRKLGQGSHSLHICPNQHSLIWKHGLNMCRRCFHQYAKDVGFIELD, from the coding sequence ATGGGTCACCAGCAGCCCTACTGGAGCCACCCACGGAAGCTGGGCCAGGGTTCTCACTCTCTTCACATCTGCCCAAACCAGCATAGTCTGATCTGGAAACACGGCCTCAATATGTGCCGCCGATGTTTCCATCAGTATGCAAAGGACGTAGGTTTCATTGAGTTGGACTAA